One region of Salvia miltiorrhiza cultivar Shanhuang (shh) chromosome 3, IMPLAD_Smil_shh, whole genome shotgun sequence genomic DNA includes:
- the LOC131018621 gene encoding uncharacterized protein LOC131018621, producing the protein MVKWAIQLGEYEVEFEPRTTSRAQALADFIQEATRWPMRGPWASQVDGSVTKEGCGVGIYITSPEGEVYQFAIKFEDKLSNNEAEYEAVLRAAHILRELIADNAVIKTDSQLVAQQLTGGCGVKEERMKHYFDKVQEIGKKFEKFEIQQVSREENQRADLLARVASAVEQTWSEDITLVFEPKREVVAQVYNIETKDD; encoded by the coding sequence ATGGTGAAATGGGCTATACAGCTTGGAGAATACGAGGTCGAGTTTGAGCCGCGCACTACCAGTAGAGCCCAGGCACTAGCGGATTTCATTCAAGAAGCAACAAGGTGGCCTATGAGGGGACCGTGGGCATCACAGGTTGATGGGTCGGTCACTAAAGAAGGATGCGGGGTGGGAATCTACATCACCTCGCCCGAAGGGGAAGTCTATCAATTCGCTATCAAGTTTGAAGATAAGTTATCCAATAACGAAGCCGAATATGAAGCAGTGTTAAGAGCAGCCCACATACTCAGAGAACTCATAGCAGACAATGCGGTGATTAAAACCGACTCTCAATTGGTGGCACAACAGCTAACAGGAGGCTGCGGGGTAAAGGAAGAAAGAATGAAACATTACTTCGACAAAGTCCAGGAGATTGGGAAGAAGTTTGAGAAATTCGAAATACAACAAGTGTCGAGGGAAGAAAACCAACGAGCAGACCTCCTGGCCAGGGTAGCCAGCGCAGTCGAACAAACTTGGAGCGAGGACATTACCTTGGTGTTCGAGCCTAAAAGGGAGGTGGTGGCGCAGGTATATAACATTGAAACCAAGGATGACTAG
- the LOC131018620 gene encoding uncharacterized protein LOC131018620 gives MAQRWFHNLKSSSIYSYGYLYLMFMRQFASSKRMGKTDISLMDVKQEPHESLREYVARFNMAVLDTPEAESQIKCYAFVRGLKQGPLFDALQITPPKEFDNIMAILPGYLQLEDAKAARRAEADKLRVKKGDNGMHPSDKHSQRTPYKGLPPRIPAMAVETRSPSPGPAQTDRRNKGGDIQERHPLNRPADEIFHLVKDETWFRAPWNYTRGNPKPGKNDLLCECHNAYGHTTANYRHLMNQLEILVRQGRLDRFVAGPPKKMNRERHNRNHDNHRRDEMEMRNGADDRREGELRNEIPERPPFQREIHMIVGENGTPTSNRAKKQLVRAVRTGHFNSKVMAITSAASEPTISFGPEDARSLMYPHDDALVFSTDVAGCLVHRVFVDSGSAVNIVYWDCWKALGLDINIEPTNAPLYGFSGESVVPIGMVELPVTLGRSQGYKTRTIRFLIIDALKPAYNIILGRPSLNTFKAVVSTF, from the coding sequence ATGGCCCAAAGATGGTTCCACAACTTGAAAAGCAGCTCCATCTACTCTTATGGGTACTTATACCTCATGTTTATGCGACAGTTTGCTAGTTCCAAGAGAATGGGAAAGACCGATATATCTCTGATGGATGTCAAACAGGAACCGCATGAATCGCTAAGGGAGTACGTAGCCAGGTTCAACATGGCCGTGCTAGATAcaccagaggcagaatcacaaATCAAATGTTACGCGTTCGTCCGAGGATTAAAGCAAGGCCCCCTTTTCGACGCATTACAAATTACACCGCCAAAGGAATTCGACAACATCATGGCCATACTACCAGGATACCTGCAATTGGAGGACGCTAAGGCCGCACGAAGGGCCGAAGCCGATAAACTCCGCGTGAAGAAAGGTGACAACGGGATGCATCCCAGCGATAAACACTCTCAGAGAACACCATACAAGGGTCTACCACCAAGAATACCAGCCATGGCAGTCGAGACTAGGTCCCCTTCCCCAGGACCTGCGCAGACTGATCGACGCAACAAAGGCGGTGATATACAGGAACGCCATCCGTTGAACAGGCCTGCTGACGAAATCTTCCATCTTGTCAAAGATGAAACTTGGTTCCGAGCCCCGTGGAACTACACCCGTGGTAATCCCAAACCAGGGAAAAATGACTTGTTATGCGAATGCCATAACGCTTATGGACATACAACAGCGAATTACAGACACTTGATGAACCAGTTGGAGATATTGGTGAGACAAGGTCGGTTGGACAGATTTGTTGCTGGACCTCCGAAGAAAATGAACAGAGAACGGCACAACCGTAATCATGATAATCACAGACGCGACGAGATGGAGATGAGGAATGGCGCAGATGACAGACGCGAAGGAGAACTAAGGAATGAAATACCAGAGCGACCACCTTTCCAGAGGGAAATTCATATGATCGTCGGAGAAAATGGTACGCCCACATCAAACAGAGCGAAGAAACAACTTGTCAGGGCTGTAAGAACAGGACACTTTAACTCAAAGGTCATGGCTATTACCAGCGCAGCCAGTGAACCCACCATATCCTTTGGCCCGGAGGATGCCAGATCGTTAATGTACCCCCATGATGACGCTTTAGTCTTCTCAACAGACGTGGCCGGATGCCTGGTCCACCGAGTTTTCGTAGACTCGGGCAGTGCGGTGAATATTGTGTACTGGGACTGCTGGAAGGCCCTTGGCTTGGATATCAATATTGAACCAACGAATGCACCACTCTATGGATTCTCAGGAGAATCAGTAGTACCGATCGGAATGGTAGAATTGCCGGTCACCTTGGGACGATCGCAGGGTTATAAAACCAGAACAATCAGATTCTTGATCATAGATGCTCTGAAGCCCGCTTACAACATCATTTTGGGGCGGCCTTCTCTAAACACCTTCAAGGCAGTGGTTTCCACATTCTAG